Proteins from a genomic interval of Pseudomonas paeninsulae:
- a CDS encoding HPF/RaiA family ribosome-associated protein: protein MQIHVRSNHIEGSVRLQEWVSATVTERLDRFEDFLTRVEVHLSDENGNKAGADDKRCQIEARPKGHQSISVTHKASSLDQAVDGATEKMRHALDHLVGKLEVRAVSTGHIDDPRLSEDPEQVTDALLQEEFLANEEALGRG from the coding sequence ATGCAAATTCATGTGAGAAGTAACCATATTGAAGGAAGTGTCCGGCTTCAGGAGTGGGTAAGCGCAACAGTGACGGAGCGGCTGGACCGTTTCGAAGATTTTCTCACTCGGGTTGAAGTTCATCTCAGCGACGAGAATGGCAACAAGGCCGGTGCCGACGACAAGCGCTGCCAGATCGAAGCACGGCCCAAAGGCCATCAATCCATTTCAGTCACCCACAAAGCCTCATCGCTGGATCAGGCCGTGGATGGTGCCACCGAAAAAATGCGCCATGCCCTCGACCACCTGGTTGGCAAGCTTGAGGTCAGGGCCGTATCCACCGGGCATATCGACGACCCGCGCCTGAGCGAAGATCCTGAGCAAGTCACCGACGCCCTGCTGCAGGAAGAATTCCTGGCCAACGAAGAAGCCCTCGGCCGGGGTTAA